The Crocosphaera subtropica ATCC 51142 genome includes a window with the following:
- the cysC gene encoding adenylyl-sulfate kinase, with translation MTLEQFKINMEKRGVTVWFTGLSGAGKTTITRALEQKLRDAGYSLEILDGDIVRTNLTKGLGFSKEDRDTNIRRIGFVCQLLTRNGVIVLVSAISPYREIRDEVRGKIGDFVEVFVNAPLNVCEDRDVKGLYKKARAGEIKAFTGIDDPYEPPLNPEVECRTDLETLEESVNKVWQKLEEMGYLAKAVAV, from the coding sequence ATTACCCTAGAACAGTTTAAGATTAACATGGAAAAACGTGGCGTAACAGTTTGGTTTACTGGATTAAGTGGGGCTGGAAAAACCACCATCACTCGTGCTTTAGAACAAAAACTCAGGGATGCAGGTTATTCTCTCGAAATATTAGATGGAGATATTGTTAGAACAAATTTAACCAAAGGGTTAGGTTTTTCTAAGGAGGACCGTGACACCAATATTCGCCGTATCGGTTTTGTGTGCCAGTTACTCACCCGTAACGGTGTGATTGTTTTAGTTTCTGCTATTTCTCCTTATCGTGAGATTCGTGACGAAGTTCGAGGCAAAATTGGCGACTTCGTAGAGGTCTTTGTGAATGCACCTTTGAATGTTTGCGAAGATCGGGATGTTAAAGGATTATACAAAAAAGCCCGCGCAGGGGAAATTAAAGCTTTCACTGGTATCGATGATCCTTATGAACCTCCTTTAAACCCTGAAGTTGAATGTCGCACTGATCTCGAAACGTTAGAGGAAAGTGTTAATAAGGTTTGGCAGAAGCTTGAAGAAATGGGCTATCTAGCTAAAGCGGTTGCGGTTTAA
- the glpX gene encoding class II fructose-bisphosphatase gives MESTLGLEIIEVVEQAAIASAKWMGKGEKNTADQVAVEAMRERMNQIHMRGRIVIGEGERDDAPMLYIGEEVGICTREDAKAYCNPEELIEIDIAVDPCEGTNLVAYGQNGSMAVLAISEKGGLFAAPDFYMKKLAAPPAAKGKVDINKSATENLKILGECLERTVEELVVVVMDRPRHKELIQEIRDAGARVRLISDGDVSAAISCGFAGTNIHALMGIGAAPEGVISAAAMRCLGGHFQGQLIYDPEVVKTGLIGESREGNIARLKEMGIDDPDRVYTDSELASGETVLFAACGITPGTLMEGVRFFHGGARTQSLVISSQSKTARFVDTIHIQEQPKYIELK, from the coding sequence TTGGAAAGCACACTAGGTTTAGAAATTATCGAAGTCGTTGAACAAGCGGCGATCGCTTCGGCAAAATGGATGGGTAAAGGCGAAAAAAATACTGCTGACCAAGTCGCAGTAGAAGCCATGCGCGAAAGAATGAATCAAATTCATATGCGTGGTCGCATCGTCATTGGAGAAGGGGAACGAGATGATGCTCCTATGCTCTATATTGGTGAGGAAGTGGGCATTTGCACCCGTGAAGATGCCAAAGCTTATTGTAACCCTGAAGAACTCATTGAAATTGACATTGCCGTTGACCCCTGTGAAGGAACGAACCTGGTTGCTTACGGACAAAACGGTTCTATGGCTGTATTAGCTATCTCCGAAAAAGGCGGTTTATTTGCTGCTCCTGACTTCTACATGAAAAAATTAGCAGCACCTCCTGCAGCTAAAGGTAAAGTTGATATTAACAAATCAGCCACCGAAAACTTAAAAATTTTAGGAGAATGCTTAGAACGTACTGTTGAGGAATTAGTGGTTGTGGTGATGGATCGCCCTCGTCACAAAGAATTAATTCAAGAAATTCGGGACGCAGGCGCACGGGTTCGTCTCATCAGTGATGGAGATGTTTCGGCTGCTATTTCCTGTGGGTTTGCAGGAACTAATATCCATGCCTTAATGGGTATCGGTGCTGCTCCTGAAGGGGTGATTTCTGCTGCTGCAATGCGTTGCTTAGGCGGTCATTTCCAAGGACAACTTATTTACGATCCTGAAGTGGTTAAAACCGGTTTAATTGGAGAAAGTCGTGAAGGCAACATTGCTCGTCTCAAGGAAATGGGCATTGATGATCCTGATCGGGTTTATACCGATAGTGAGTTAGCTAGTGGGGAAACTGTACTGTTTGCTGCTTGTGGTATTACCCCTGGAACTTTGATGGAGGGAGTGCGCTTTTTCCACGGTGGTGCCAGAACTCAAAGTTTGGTTATCTCGAGTCAATCTAAGACAGCCCGTTTCGTTGATACCATCCATATTCAGGAGCAACCTAAGTATATCGAACTTAAATAA
- the abc-f gene encoding ribosomal protection-like ABC-F family protein, translating into MLRLERISKIYPNAEVLKDVTWEVNPGERIGLVGANGAGKSTQLKIIKGEIEPTSGEVIRPSSLKIGYLTQEFEVEPSRTVNQEFWTVFSEANFVQDELANVTKQMETAEPDELDELIHKLDDLQRKFEALDGYVLEAAIAKILPEMGFEIEDSERLVSDFSCGWQMRMSLGKILLQDPDLLLLDEPTNHLDHETVEWLEGYLKELNIPMVIVSHEREFLNKICTKIVETERGISTTYIGNYSDYVEQKNLSREIQENTYERQQKEIAKQQEFIDRFRASATRSTQAKSREKQLQSMERVDAPVAKVKTVTFEFPPAPKSGKDVVVIKDLVHTYDEQILFLGANLTVERGDRIAFLGPNGAGKSTLLRLIMGLEKPSEGLVTLGKHNIIPGYFEQNQAEALDLNKTVMNTIHDEVPDWKNVEVRSLLGRFLFSGDTVFKKVEGLSGGEKARLALVKMLLQPANLLILDEPTNHLDIPAKEMLEQALSKYDGTVLLVSHDRFFISQVANKIVEIRDGDLVVYPGNYYYYLEKKEEERLKAEQAKIQAEKEAKAVAKRAKQREKQKAKKKKAG; encoded by the coding sequence ATGCTAAGACTTGAAAGAATCAGTAAAATTTACCCTAACGCAGAAGTATTAAAAGACGTGACTTGGGAAGTTAACCCAGGAGAACGGATCGGTTTAGTAGGGGCTAATGGTGCAGGAAAATCTACGCAACTAAAAATTATTAAAGGGGAAATTGAACCCACCTCAGGGGAAGTGATTCGTCCCAGTAGTCTTAAAATTGGTTATTTAACCCAAGAGTTTGAAGTTGAACCCAGTCGGACGGTTAATCAAGAGTTTTGGACAGTGTTTTCTGAGGCTAATTTCGTACAAGATGAATTAGCTAACGTTACAAAACAAATGGAAACAGCAGAACCCGATGAATTAGATGAGTTAATTCACAAACTAGATGATTTACAGCGAAAGTTTGAAGCCTTAGATGGCTATGTTTTAGAAGCAGCGATCGCTAAAATCTTACCAGAAATGGGCTTTGAAATCGAAGATAGTGAGCGTTTGGTTAGTGATTTCAGTTGTGGCTGGCAAATGCGAATGAGTTTAGGAAAAATTCTCCTTCAAGATCCTGACTTATTACTATTGGACGAACCGACTAACCATTTGGATCACGAAACCGTTGAATGGTTAGAAGGTTATCTCAAAGAGCTAAATATTCCGATGGTGATCGTTTCCCACGAACGGGAATTCTTAAACAAAATTTGCACAAAAATTGTGGAAACGGAGCGAGGTATTTCTACTACTTACATCGGCAACTATTCTGATTATGTTGAACAGAAAAACTTAAGCCGAGAAATTCAAGAAAATACCTATGAACGGCAACAAAAAGAAATTGCTAAACAACAGGAATTTATTGATCGTTTCCGTGCTAGTGCAACCCGAAGCACCCAAGCAAAAAGTCGTGAAAAACAATTACAATCTATGGAACGGGTAGATGCTCCTGTGGCTAAAGTTAAAACCGTTACCTTTGAGTTTCCCCCGGCTCCCAAAAGTGGAAAAGACGTGGTAGTTATTAAAGATTTAGTCCATACCTATGACGAGCAAATTCTTTTCTTAGGGGCTAATTTAACCGTTGAAAGAGGCGATCGCATTGCGTTTCTAGGTCCGAATGGTGCTGGAAAATCTACGTTACTTCGTCTGATTATGGGATTAGAAAAACCCAGTGAAGGACTGGTTACTTTAGGCAAACATAACATTATTCCAGGGTATTTTGAACAAAACCAAGCAGAGGCTTTAGACTTAAATAAAACAGTCATGAATACCATTCATGATGAGGTTCCTGACTGGAAAAATGTAGAAGTTAGAAGTCTATTAGGTCGTTTCTTATTTAGTGGGGATACCGTATTCAAAAAAGTTGAGGGATTAAGTGGGGGAGAAAAAGCCCGTCTTGCTTTGGTTAAAATGCTTTTACAACCCGCTAATTTACTAATTCTAGATGAGCCGACTAATCATTTAGATATTCCGGCTAAAGAAATGCTAGAACAAGCTCTTTCTAAGTATGATGGCACGGTTTTATTAGTGTCTCACGATCGGTTTTTTATCTCACAGGTAGCTAATAAAATTGTTGAGATTCGTGATGGTGATCTAGTCGTGTATCCTGGTAATTACTATTACTATTTGGAGAAAAAAGAAGAAGAACGGTTAAAAGCTGAACAAGCAAAAATACAAGCTGAAAAAGAAGCGAAAGCAGTAGCTAAACGAGCTAAACAAAGAGAGAAACAAAAGGCTAAGAAGAAGAAAGCAGGATAA
- a CDS encoding substrate-binding domain-containing protein, whose translation MKKHQKFTLLTLILTLSLGIQNCSQSSQKTSQTSNELQGKLILTGSSTVAPLAAEIGKRFESEHPNVRVDVQTGGSSRGIADARTGVGNIGMVSRRLKEQEKDLQSFAIARDGIGIIVNQDNSVNTLSNQQIIDIYTGKLDNWQPINAKDAPITVVNKAEGRSTLELFLEYFQLKNQDMKASVVIGDNQQG comes from the coding sequence ATGAAAAAACACCAAAAATTTACCTTGCTTACTCTGATTTTAACCCTGAGTTTAGGGATACAAAATTGTAGCCAATCTTCCCAAAAAACTAGCCAAACCAGTAATGAATTACAGGGAAAATTAATTTTAACCGGTTCGAGTACCGTCGCACCTTTAGCAGCAGAAATCGGAAAACGATTTGAATCAGAGCATCCTAATGTACGAGTGGACGTACAAACAGGGGGATCATCCCGTGGCATTGCCGATGCACGCACAGGGGTAGGGAATATCGGCATGGTATCTCGTCGCCTCAAAGAGCAAGAAAAAGACCTACAATCATTTGCGATCGCTCGTGATGGCATTGGGATTATTGTCAATCAAGATAATTCCGTCAATACCTTGTCCAATCAACAGATTATCGACATTTACACCGGCAAACTTGATAATTGGCAACCAATTAATGCCAAAGATGCACCGATTACAGTGGTGAATAAAGCAGAAGGACGATCTACCTTAGAACTATTTCTGGAATACTTTCAACTCAAAAATCAAGACATGAAAGCATCGGTGGTCATTGGAGATAATCAACAGGGATGA
- a CDS encoding alpha/beta hydrolase, which produces MKRLTHICLGISLFLIPLIPRPVFSAETLYFIYGPLKFSLSVESLEIYAKEGRITKEFAFYASQFDEETLIELRKTLQKRHKIDGVRFSRLLRTPLMEDLLKSMGEVFSTHPQANGFYAIRGALISAALNQDEDGWTAIDIMRHFPTEGISIDTQLAQKMLKNSQF; this is translated from the coding sequence ATGAAGCGTTTAACTCATATTTGCTTAGGAATCTCTTTATTTTTGATTCCTTTAATTCCTCGACCTGTTTTCAGTGCGGAGACCCTCTATTTTATCTATGGTCCATTAAAGTTTTCCTTATCTGTAGAATCCTTAGAAATTTATGCTAAGGAAGGCAGAATTACTAAAGAATTTGCATTTTATGCCAGTCAGTTTGACGAAGAAACTCTAATAGAATTACGAAAAACATTACAAAAACGCCATAAGATAGATGGGGTTCGATTTTCTAGATTATTACGAACTCCATTGATGGAAGACTTATTAAAAAGCATGGGAGAAGTCTTTAGTACCCATCCCCAGGCTAACGGATTTTATGCCATTCGAGGGGCGTTAATTTCAGCCGCCTTGAATCAAGACGAAGACGGATGGACTGCCATTGATATTATGCGGCATTTCCCCACGGAAGGTATTTCAATTGACACTCAACTCGCCCAGAAAATGCTAAAAAATAGTCAATTTTAA
- a CDS encoding glycosyltransferase family 4 protein produces MTIKSLFITKEVPVPIKSGVSLRNWQNMNVMMKFGPVAVFSAANWTPNYHTLSGVKLWKHYNVDDTRTKWEELERRLWWLRPIGDPDADWPYCRFTAQKLAELMADFQPDLVILEQVWLYRYLSVVQQFPCRIIFDNHNIEAHLAAQPDRSQESIRTQLKAKIQTSHLREMEKKFTHQVDQVWLCSEDDVQLCQQMYGKQTPLYVIPNGVNIDNYAKAFNHQYEPVEKVKNRERTILFLGQLSYYPNKIAAELLIDEIYPKIKQNYPDCQLLLVGRTPTQKMLAVAQKDPDIIVTGNVPEVQPYVAAASMMVVPLLHGGGTRLKLLEAFASGCPVISTAKGAEGLDVIDGKHLLIRNTIEEILEGIEKLWSQPSLSLELRNNAYQLVKTEYSWEASYERVTQAMKQILPNQY; encoded by the coding sequence ATGACCATCAAAAGTTTATTTATTACTAAAGAAGTCCCCGTTCCTATCAAAAGTGGAGTTTCCTTACGAAACTGGCAAAATATGAATGTGATGATGAAATTTGGCCCCGTGGCGGTTTTTTCTGCGGCCAACTGGACTCCTAACTACCATACTTTGTCGGGGGTTAAGCTTTGGAAACATTATAATGTTGACGATACCAGAACCAAATGGGAAGAGTTAGAACGACGTTTATGGTGGTTACGGCCCATCGGCGATCCGGACGCAGACTGGCCTTATTGTCGGTTTACGGCACAAAAATTAGCCGAACTCATGGCAGACTTTCAACCGGATCTTGTCATCCTCGAACAAGTTTGGTTATACCGTTATTTATCGGTGGTACAACAATTTCCCTGTCGTATTATTTTCGATAATCATAACATTGAAGCCCATTTAGCAGCCCAACCGGATCGATCGCAAGAAAGTATTAGAACTCAATTAAAAGCTAAAATTCAGACTTCCCACCTCAGAGAAATGGAAAAAAAATTCACCCATCAAGTGGATCAAGTTTGGCTTTGTAGTGAAGATGATGTGCAATTATGTCAACAAATGTATGGGAAACAAACGCCTCTTTATGTGATTCCCAATGGAGTTAATATTGATAACTACGCAAAAGCGTTTAACCACCAATATGAACCCGTAGAAAAAGTAAAAAATAGAGAACGTACTATCTTATTTTTAGGTCAACTCTCTTATTATCCTAATAAAATTGCTGCTGAATTATTAATTGATGAAATTTACCCTAAAATCAAACAAAATTATCCTGATTGTCAATTATTATTAGTAGGACGAACCCCCACACAAAAGATGTTAGCTGTAGCCCAAAAAGATCCTGATATTATTGTGACTGGAAATGTGCCTGAAGTACAACCCTATGTCGCAGCAGCGAGTATGATGGTGGTTCCGTTATTACACGGAGGCGGAACCCGTTTAAAATTATTAGAAGCATTCGCTTCCGGTTGTCCCGTCATTAGTACCGCAAAAGGCGCAGAAGGGTTAGACGTAATTGATGGAAAACACTTATTAATTAGAAATACGATTGAGGAAATACTTGAAGGGATAGAAAAACTTTGGTCTCAACCCTCTTTAAGTTTAGAATTACGAAATAATGCTTATCAATTAGTCAAAACAGAATATTCTTGGGAAGCAAGCTATGAAAGAGTTACCCAAGCAATGAAGCAAATTTTACCCAATCAATACTAA
- a CDS encoding phosphate ABC transporter ATP-binding protein, which produces MPIEAGKITALVGPSGCGKSSFLSCLNRLTDLLPNTKVSGSIRLDSLEILDNTLDLIALRWRVGTIFQKPNPFPFSIWKNLAFPLQEHGIKNREQLDAIIETTLKDVGLWNEVKDRLKTSALSLSGGQKQRLCMARALVLQPEVLLLDEPCSALDPIASGVVEDLIASLRGHYTVVIVTHNLAQARRIGDYAALFWVQQTVGQLIEYGTIEQIFSDPQHPLTSAYVNGIRG; this is translated from the coding sequence TTGCCCATTGAAGCTGGGAAAATTACTGCTTTGGTGGGGCCGTCTGGCTGTGGAAAGAGTAGTTTTTTAAGTTGTTTAAATCGTCTCACTGATTTGCTTCCCAATACTAAAGTTTCGGGGAGCATTCGCTTAGATTCCCTAGAAATTCTGGATAATACCCTAGATTTAATCGCCCTACGATGGCGAGTCGGGACAATTTTCCAAAAACCGAATCCGTTTCCCTTCTCCATTTGGAAAAATTTAGCCTTTCCGTTACAAGAACACGGCATCAAAAACCGTGAACAACTCGATGCCATCATTGAAACCACCCTTAAAGATGTGGGACTATGGAACGAAGTCAAAGATCGACTTAAAACCTCTGCTTTATCCTTATCTGGGGGACAAAAACAACGGTTATGTATGGCTCGTGCTTTGGTGTTGCAACCAGAAGTATTATTATTAGATGAACCTTGTAGCGCGCTTGATCCCATTGCAAGTGGCGTAGTTGAGGATTTAATTGCCAGTTTGCGAGGGCATTATACAGTCGTTATTGTGACTCATAACCTGGCGCAAGCGAGACGAATTGGTGACTATGCTGCTTTGTTTTGGGTACAACAAACAGTTGGACAACTCATTGAGTACGGAACCATCGAACAAATTTTCTCAGATCCCCAACACCCTTTAACTTCTGCCTATGTGAATGGTATCCGAGGGTAG
- a CDS encoding ArsR/SmtB family transcription factor — translation MIDESKSCADKLKILADTTRLSVLRILMEGSKHVGEINDVLGLEQSLLSHHLKVLRQAGFVTTTRDGKAVLYHFVPIIRQKGITKVIDLGCCILCFE, via the coding sequence ATGATTGATGAATCAAAAAGTTGCGCCGATAAACTCAAAATCTTAGCAGATACCACTCGTTTATCTGTTCTACGAATTCTGATGGAAGGGTCTAAGCACGTTGGGGAAATTAATGATGTTTTAGGATTAGAACAGAGTTTACTATCTCATCATCTAAAAGTTTTACGCCAAGCAGGGTTTGTTACAACAACCAGAGATGGCAAAGCAGTTCTTTATCATTTTGTCCCAATAATTCGGCAAAAAGGAATAACTAAAGTCATTGATTTAGGCTGCTGTATTCTTTGCTTTGAATAA
- a CDS encoding carotenoid oxygenase family protein produces MKRRQFLIQSSLAAMTAIAYHQLPSQSSPIYKQYKSYKSWKSDNIFLRGMNAPVFEEVDISNLKISGKIPTKLQGMYVRNGPNPMFKPESYSYPIEGDGMLHGIYFSNGEVSYKNRWIQTRGLTYEMFEGKQLKELKFKNYANTNIIAHGNKLLALYETGLPYEVNKNLETIGEWDFNHQLEQAMTAHPKIDPKTGELHFYRYSFFNTPYLHYYVADSNNKIIRELPIEIPQPTMIHDMAITENYIIFFNCPLVFNMTEAKNNNIPFVWQEEQGTTIILVDRHNLDKKPIYLKTDAFWTWHFMNSFEANDRLFIDFVAYPKIQSENNWETMLTQKSNLRRLTINLETHTMDFQDLDDRFVELPVIHQNYVGTAYQFGYTSYYDTQLSSQKKIPNLSPSLIQYDVVKNNHKIHQFKPGCYGGEAAFIPSSNGQSELDGYVVTFVYNENTNTSDFIIIDPHNFASEPIATVHLPVRVPSGFHGNWISS; encoded by the coding sequence ATGAAAAGACGACAATTTTTAATTCAATCTTCCCTTGCAGCTATGACTGCGATCGCCTATCATCAATTACCCAGTCAATCTAGTCCCATTTATAAACAGTACAAATCCTATAAAAGTTGGAAAAGTGACAATATTTTTTTACGAGGAATGAATGCGCCAGTATTTGAAGAAGTTGACATTAGCAATTTAAAAATATCAGGAAAAATCCCTACTAAATTACAGGGAATGTATGTTAGAAATGGTCCTAATCCTATGTTTAAACCAGAATCCTATAGTTACCCTATTGAGGGAGATGGTATGTTACATGGGATTTATTTTAGCAATGGAGAAGTTAGTTATAAAAATCGTTGGATTCAAACCCGTGGACTTACTTATGAGATGTTTGAAGGGAAACAATTAAAAGAATTAAAGTTTAAAAATTATGCAAATACTAACATTATTGCTCACGGAAATAAGTTATTGGCGTTATATGAAACGGGTTTACCGTATGAAGTCAATAAAAATCTAGAAACCATAGGAGAATGGGATTTTAATCATCAATTGGAACAGGCAATGACAGCCCATCCTAAAATCGATCCGAAAACAGGAGAGTTACACTTTTATCGCTATTCTTTTTTCAACACCCCTTATTTACATTATTATGTTGCTGATAGTAATAATAAGATTATTCGAGAATTGCCCATAGAAATTCCCCAACCAACTATGATCCATGATATGGCAATTACTGAAAATTATATTATCTTTTTTAACTGTCCTTTGGTATTTAATATGACAGAAGCTAAAAATAATAATATTCCTTTTGTTTGGCAAGAAGAACAAGGAACTACGATTATTTTAGTGGATCGGCATAATCTTGATAAAAAACCTATTTATTTAAAGACCGATGCTTTTTGGACTTGGCATTTTATGAATAGTTTTGAAGCGAATGATCGATTATTTATAGATTTTGTGGCTTATCCTAAAATACAATCAGAAAATAACTGGGAAACGATGTTAACTCAAAAGTCTAATTTACGACGATTAACTATTAATTTAGAAACCCATACAATGGACTTTCAAGATTTAGATGATCGTTTTGTCGAATTACCTGTTATTCATCAGAATTATGTTGGAACAGCTTATCAATTTGGGTATACATCCTACTACGATACACAATTATCATCTCAGAAAAAAATCCCTAATTTATCACCATCTCTCATTCAATACGACGTGGTGAAGAACAATCATAAAATTCACCAATTTAAACCCGGATGTTATGGAGGTGAAGCTGCGTTTATTCCCAGTTCTAATGGTCAATCTGAATTAGATGGTTATGTTGTGACCTTTGTGTATAATGAAAACACTAACACCAGTGATTTTATCATTATTGATCCTCATAATTTTGCATCTGAACCGATAGCAACTGTTCATTTACCAGTTCGGGTTCCCAGCGGCTTTCATGGTAATTGGATCTCAAGTTGA
- a CDS encoding glutamyl-tRNA reductase — translation MNIAVVGLSHKTAPVEVREKLSIQEAKIEEALTHLKGYPHIEEVAVISTCNRLEIYAVVTDTEKGVVEITQFLSEIGHIPLSYLRRYLFTLLHQDAVRHLLRVAAGLESLVLGEGQILAQVKTTHKLSQKYKGIGRLLDRLFKQAITAGKRVRSETNIGTGAVSISSAAVELAITKVDDLATRNISIIGAGKMACLLVKHLVAKGATSITIVNRSQRRAEELAKKFPQAELTLVSLDEMMSVVGKSHLVFTSTGATEPILHQDNLREVVSAEQGLMLFDISVPRNVATNVQDLEIVEAYNVDDLKAVVAQNHASRRQMALEAEGLLEEEVEAFELWWRSLETVPTISCLRTKVESIREQELEKALSRLGTEFAEKHQEVIEALTRGIVNKILHEPMVQLRAQQDIEARQRCLQSLQMLFDLEIEIEKQFS, via the coding sequence ATGAACATTGCAGTGGTGGGCCTAAGTCACAAAACCGCCCCAGTTGAAGTCCGAGAAAAGTTAAGTATCCAAGAGGCTAAAATTGAAGAAGCCTTAACCCATTTAAAGGGTTATCCTCATATTGAAGAAGTGGCTGTCATTAGTACCTGCAACCGTTTAGAAATTTATGCGGTGGTGACAGACACAGAAAAGGGAGTGGTAGAGATCACTCAATTTCTATCAGAAATCGGTCATATTCCCTTAAGCTATCTTCGTCGCTATTTATTCACCTTGCTTCATCAAGATGCGGTACGTCACCTATTAAGAGTCGCTGCCGGATTAGAAAGTTTAGTGTTAGGGGAAGGGCAAATTTTAGCCCAGGTAAAAACCACCCATAAATTATCCCAGAAATACAAAGGAATTGGTCGATTACTCGATCGCCTTTTTAAACAAGCCATCACAGCAGGAAAGCGGGTGCGTAGCGAAACCAATATTGGCACTGGTGCCGTGTCTATTAGTTCGGCTGCGGTAGAATTAGCCATCACAAAAGTAGATGATTTAGCTACCCGTAATATTAGTATTATCGGTGCAGGGAAAATGGCTTGCTTATTGGTTAAACATCTTGTGGCCAAGGGAGCAACTTCCATCACCATTGTTAACCGTTCTCAGCGTCGGGCTGAAGAATTGGCCAAGAAATTTCCTCAAGCTGAGTTAACCCTAGTTTCCTTAGATGAGATGATGAGCGTGGTAGGTAAGTCTCATCTTGTGTTTACTAGCACGGGGGCCACCGAACCTATCTTACATCAAGATAATCTCAGAGAAGTGGTATCGGCTGAACAGGGATTAATGTTATTTGATATTTCTGTCCCTCGGAATGTGGCTACCAATGTTCAAGACCTGGAAATCGTGGAAGCTTATAATGTAGATGATTTAAAGGCTGTAGTCGCTCAAAATCATGCCAGTCGTCGTCAAATGGCCTTAGAGGCTGAAGGATTACTCGAAGAGGAAGTCGAAGCATTTGAACTGTGGTGGCGTTCTTTAGAGACAGTTCCTACTATTAGCTGTTTAAGAACAAAGGTTGAAAGTATCCGTGAACAAGAGTTAGAAAAAGCTTTATCTCGGTTAGGAACAGAATTTGCAGAGAAACACCAAGAAGTAATTGAAGCCTTAACCAGAGGGATTGTCAATAAAATATTACATGAACCGATGGTGCAACTGCGAGCCCAACAAGATATAGAAGCTAGACAGCGATGTTTACAGTCTTTACAAATGTTGTTTGATCTAGAAATTGAGATCGAAAAACAATTTAGTTAA
- a CDS encoding pentapeptide repeat-containing protein: protein MKPSELIQRYAAGETLFNGLKLPGINLVGADLIGIVLNEADLHGANLLFSYFNRANFTQANFVGANLSGANFSQADLSGADLRNATLHGTLLQGANLRDTDITLATFLDANLIAADLRGADLSGATLTGACLRGANMRQEKKSYYTNLQAANLTRADLQGANMKGVDLSRANLMGANLKEVNLRDADLRKADLTNANLKGALLTDTNLTGAKLTGANLTNTNLVRAQLSQAELSDIIATGAIMTHAVFNRANLHQANLTLTRMNHADLSRANLSGANLTDADLVEAFFARANLMGANMSNANLTRAELMSANLAGVILQGATMPDGKVHR, encoded by the coding sequence ATGAAACCCAGTGAATTAATTCAGCGTTATGCTGCCGGAGAAACGTTATTTAATGGATTAAAGCTACCAGGAATTAACCTAGTAGGAGCAGATTTAATCGGGATTGTCCTCAATGAAGCGGATTTACACGGGGCGAATCTCTTATTCTCCTATTTTAACCGTGCTAACTTTACCCAAGCTAATTTTGTTGGAGCCAACTTAAGTGGAGCGAATTTTTCCCAAGCTGATCTCAGTGGAGCAGATTTACGCAATGCAACCCTTCATGGAACCTTACTACAAGGGGCTAATTTAAGGGATACCGATATTACTTTAGCCACGTTTCTCGATGCTAACTTAATCGCTGCTGATTTACGAGGAGCAGACTTAAGTGGGGCAACCCTCACCGGTGCTTGTTTGAGGGGGGCAAATATGCGTCAGGAAAAAAAAAGCTATTATACTAACCTCCAAGCGGCAAACTTGACGAGAGCGGACTTACAAGGGGCAAATATGAAGGGGGTTGATTTGAGTCGGGCTAATTTAATGGGTGCTAATCTCAAAGAAGTTAATTTGAGAGATGCTGACTTACGCAAAGCAGATTTAACCAATGCTAACCTCAAAGGGGCTTTACTAACGGATACGAATTTAACGGGGGCAAAATTAACTGGAGCCAATCTGACTAATACCAATCTGGTGAGGGCGCAATTATCCCAAGCTGAGTTGAGCGATATTATAGCGACAGGGGCGATTATGACCCATGCGGTTTTTAATCGTGCTAATCTTCATCAGGCTAATTTAACCTTAACACGGATGAATCACGCAGATTTAAGTCGGGCTAACTTGTCCGGAGCAAATTTAACAGATGCTGATTTAGTGGAGGCTTTCTTTGCACGGGCTAACCTGATGGGAGCCAATATGAGTAATGCCAATTTAACTAGGGCTGAGTTAATGAGTGCTAACTTGGCCGGTGTCATTTTACAGGGTGCAACCATGCCGGATGGGAAAGTACATCGTTAG